CTCGGATTTGTTCCCACCCTGTATTTTAAGCCCGGCCCCATTGGTGTGGCCTCAAGAAGCGGGACCCTGACTTATGAGCTGGTCTCCCGTCTGACGGCCGCCGGTCTGGGGCAAAGCACGGTCATCGGCGTTGGAGGGGACCGCATTGTCGGCTTGCGCTTCGGCGAGGCCCTCAAGCTTTTTGAAAAAGATCCCGAGACCAGAGCAGTCCTTCTGATCGGGGAAATCGGGGGATCCATGGAGGAAGAGGCGGCAGAGTTGATCGCCCGTGGAGAAGTTCAAAAACCTGTTTTTGTCTATATTGCCGGGTCCACCGCGCCTGAAGGGCAAAGGATCGGACACGCCGGGGCTATTATTGCCGGCTCCGGAGGTACGGTTCAAGGTAAAATAAAATCGTTGCAGACGGCCGGCGCCCGGGTGGGCACCACTATTGCCGAAGTGATCGAAATGATGAAACAGCGCCTGGGAAATCCATAAAGAATAGATGGAAGATAAAGACTATATCAAATCCCTGGAAAAGGCCCTGAATCTCATGGGTCTCCTGTCCCGGCACGGTTCAGCCCTCAATCTGGAGAATTTGGTGAAGATCTCCGGGCTCAAGAAAACCTCCTGTTTTCGGATCCTCCAGACCTTGACCCGGTCGGGTTTTGTGGCCAAAGACCCGGACACCGGCGGTTATTCCATAGGTCCGAGGATGATTACCATCGGTTTGGCCGCCTTGGAGAATAAAGGCGTCCGTGAATTGGCCCTGCCCGTTATGAAAGAGATCCGGGAGAAGACCGGGGCAACGGTCAACCTGGCCATCCTCAGTGGTTCCGAGGTTATTTTTGTAGAACGCCTGCAATCCACGCACATTATAGAAACCAATTTAAGAATCGGTTCCCGCCTCCCGGCCTATTGTTCTTCCATGGGAAAGGCCATCCTGGCCTATCTTCCGGAACCCGAACTGGAAGCCATACTGAAGCAGCTCCGTTTTGAAAAGAAGACGGAAAAGACCATCGCATCGATCAAGGCCCTTAAAGATGAGCTGGGAGGGATCCGCCTCAAAGGGTTCGCCTTGAACGACGAAGAGCTGGCCACGGGTCTTTTTGCTATTGCCGCACCGGTGCGCGATCATACCGGTGTAGCCGTAGCGGCCATCAATATCTCCTTTCCGCTTATGCGGCATTCCAAACAAGAGGCGATGAAAATCTTCCTTCCCCTGGTACTGGAGGCATCCCGGAAGATTTCGTCCATATTGGGTTTTAAAGGTGAACGTTAAAGCAATAGTTATTGTAACGCACAATTAAAATTTAAAAGGAGGAAAACAAAAATGATGACTCTTAGAAAAACCCTGATGTTTTGCCTTGTCCTGGCCCTTGGATTTTTAGGATGGGGGCATCCCCAGCCGGCTTCAGCCGCCTCCAAGAAACAATTGGCCATGGGATCGACCCAGTCCTCATCCAGCCACTATGCCTATTTCGTGGCCGTCGCCAAGGTCATCAATGCCAAGGTGCCGGAGGTGAACATCTCGGTGGTGGAGACGGGGGCTTCCGTCGATAACATCAACCGCATGAAGAAGGGGGACCTCGACATGGGGATGACCACCGTTCATGTGCAGTATCAGGCCTATCACGGCCTGGGAGTCTGGAAAGATAAGCCCATCAAGGATCAATATGTGCTTTGGGTTTATCAGGCGGCGCCTCAGAATTTTGTCGTTCGGGAAGACAGCGGGGTGAAAACGGTCCAGGATTTGGCCGGGAAACCTTTTAATCCCGGAATGCGGGGGTCGGCCACTGAAAAGACGGCTGAGAGCATCCTGTCGGCTCTGGGGGTGGTCCCGAACTACTACCGGGGTGGAACGGAGGATACGGTGGCCTCCATTAAGGACAAACGGACCGTGGGCTATGTCAAATCCGGGGCGG
This Deltaproteobacteria bacterium DNA region includes the following protein-coding sequences:
- the sucD gene encoding succinate--CoA ligase subunit alpha — encoded protein: MSILAYRDTQVLIQGITGGQAKHHTGNMLEYGTRIVAGVRPGSGGEKVHGVPVYDSIEEAGRNHRIDASVLFIPAKAVKEAALDAMNNGIKLLVIVTEHVPLHDAMGMFEEARKRDVVIIGPNTPGMISPPEKAKLGFVPTLYFKPGPIGVASRSGTLTYELVSRLTAAGLGQSTVIGVGGDRIVGLRFGEALKLFEKDPETRAVLLIGEIGGSMEEEAAELIARGEVQKPVFVYIAGSTAPEGQRIGHAGAIIAGSGGTVQGKIKSLQTAGARVGTTIAEVIEMMKQRLGNP
- a CDS encoding IclR family transcriptional regulator gives rise to the protein MEDKDYIKSLEKALNLMGLLSRHGSALNLENLVKISGLKKTSCFRILQTLTRSGFVAKDPDTGGYSIGPRMITIGLAALENKGVRELALPVMKEIREKTGATVNLAILSGSEVIFVERLQSTHIIETNLRIGSRLPAYCSSMGKAILAYLPEPELEAILKQLRFEKKTEKTIASIKALKDELGGIRLKGFALNDEELATGLFAIAAPVRDHTGVAVAAINISFPLMRHSKQEAMKIFLPLVLEASRKISSILGFKGER
- a CDS encoding TAXI family TRAP transporter solute-binding subunit, producing the protein MMTLRKTLMFCLVLALGFLGWGHPQPASAASKKQLAMGSTQSSSSHYAYFVAVAKVINAKVPEVNISVVETGASVDNINRMKKGDLDMGMTTVHVQYQAYHGLGVWKDKPIKDQYVLWVYQAAPQNFVVREDSGVKTVQDLAGKPFNPGMRGSATEKTAESILSALGVVPNYYRGGTEDTVASIKDKRTVGYVKSGAGVDTLDASTLDIATFTPIRLLGFTPKDIATVQAKFPFLSTVSLPKGLYKDSPAYKTFAMLIGVAAKKDLPEDLVYKMVKSACENIADQVAAYPSIKGVNLAKLTLETSTVPLHPGAIKYYKELGLKIPDNLIPK